A window of the Brassica napus cultivar Da-Ae chromosome C5, Da-Ae, whole genome shotgun sequence genome harbors these coding sequences:
- the LOC106398855 gene encoding uncharacterized protein LOC106398855 → MGAMSIRRSLSPLHAECEALIWAMECMKTLHISEVVFATDCSQLVKMVSTPTEWSAFTTHMGEFLRCKEYFPTFTIQHIPRAQNIMADKLARCARTQPSAMVYVDSVPPRWLSAQEST, encoded by the coding sequence ATGGGTGCAATGTCTATTCGCAGGAGTCTATCACCTTTACATGCAGAATGTGAAGCTTTGATATGGGCGatggagtgcatgaagaccctaCATATCTCAGAGGTGGTGTTTGCAACAGACTGCTcacagttggtgaagatggtgtctacTCCAACAGAATGGTCGGCGTTCACTACTCACATGGGGGAGTTTCTACGATGTAAGGAATACTTCCCCACTTTCACTATTCAGCATATTCCAAGGGCACAAAACATAATGGCGGATAAGCTAGCACGATGTGCTAGGACTCAGCCTTCTGCTATGGTATATGTTGACTCCGTTCCTCCGAGATGGTTATCGGCTCAGGAATCTACTTAG